In Bos javanicus breed banteng chromosome 2, ARS-OSU_banteng_1.0, whole genome shotgun sequence, the following proteins share a genomic window:
- the LOC133233864 gene encoding uncharacterized protein LOC133233864 — protein MSGHQAGRPSTGNRNVSFMAQTPGWPHGPSMTGASNLKCSRTPSGSEASSNPSEPTDTPGSPRLPLRRICMGRPYNSKCVETSHLAKGPKVARKPMCRSNPHCLLCTDRPLGPSNPTFLDQLIKGISYLDRSTNAFYSNSPKSLNLPRLAANYLERAANSIHLDHLDHACPRSYCNHSSRAAAFDYPCGSTTVVPPGRAVNAVQYVDNSANTSCFRGFQSRNLTPILPQRPGIKLPELPLFGNGIFSLGRLPKFWEAIRSGCRAPEPISKPSSWW, from the coding sequence ATGTCTGGACACCAAGCGGGCCGTCCCAGCACCGGCAACCGCAATGTGTCCTTCATGGCCCAGACTCCAGGCTGGCCCCACGGCCCCAGCATGACCGGGGCAAGCAACCTCAAGTGCTCTCGGACCCCGAGCGGCTCCGAGGCCAGCAGCAACCCTTCAGAGCCCACCGACACCCCGGGCTCCCCCAGACTGCCGTTGAGGAGAATCTGCATGGGCCGGCCCTACAACTCCAAGTGCGTGGAGACAAGCCACCTGGCCAAGGGCCCCAAGGTGGCCAGAAAGCCCATGTGTCGCAGCAACCCCCACTGCCTGCTCTGTACAGATCGTCCCTTGGGTCCCTCTAACCCCACCTTCCTGGATCAGCTCATCAAAGGTATCAGCTACCTCGACAGATCCACCAATGCCTTCTACAGCAACTCCCCTAAGTCCCTGAACCTGCCGAGGCTTGCAGCCAACTATCTGGAACGCGCCGCCAACTCCATCCACCTGGACCATCTGGACCACGCCTGCCCGCGCAGTTACTGTAACCACAGCAGCAGAGCGGCGGCCTTCGACTACCCCTGCGGCAGCACCACCGTGGTGCCGCCCGGAAGGGCTGTCAACGCTGTGCAGTACGTGGATAACTCCGCCAACACGAGCTGCTTTCGCGGGTTTCAGAGCCGGAACCTCACTCCCATCCTGCCCCAGAGGCCGGGGATAAAGCTGCCTGAGCTGCCTCTGTTCGGCAACGGGATCTTTTCCTTAGGTCGCCTGCCCAAGTTCTGGGAAGCAATCCGCTCGGGCTGCAGAGCCCCGGAGCCCATCTCTAAGCCCTCCAGCTGGTGGTGA